Proteins encoded together in one bacterium window:
- a CDS encoding ankyrin repeat domain-containing protein — MNKKIMTVALLLLTFTYVNLQATITPLHQAARNGDCNEIAHLVESGAYDVNVQHNGCDDADNATPLHHAAATGNYECVEMLLALDADVHAVTKQGATPLHCAAANGHVKCMRMLLMNGADINAKADDSWTPIFSAVGHGQAESLKELLFHGAIAHEYDTDGYSLLRVAHERYEAGKISKECLTILLKHECEFLRSKTQASL, encoded by the coding sequence ATGAATAAAAAAATAATGACCGTTGCTTTGTTACTACTAACCTTTACTTATGTTAACCTGCAAGCAACCATAACTCCGCTTCACCAAGCTGCACGAAATGGCGATTGTAATGAAATCGCTCATTTGGTAGAATCGGGTGCTTACGATGTAAATGTACAACATAACGGTTGTGATGATGCTGATAACGCAACCCCACTTCATCATGCAGCTGCTACGGGAAACTATGAATGCGTTGAAATGCTCCTTGCACTTGACGCAGATGTTCATGCCGTAACCAAGCAAGGCGCAACGCCTCTTCATTGCGCAGCTGCCAATGGGCACGTTAAATGCATGAGAATGCTTTTAATGAATGGTGCAGACATTAATGCAAAAGCGGACGACAGCTGGACACCTATTTTTTCTGCTGTTGGCCATGGCCAAGCTGAAAGCCTTAAAGAGCTCTTATTTCATGGGGCAATTGCTCACGAATACGATACAGACGGCTATTCATTGCTTAGAGTAGCGCACGAACGGTATGAAGCTGGTAAGATCAGCAAAGAGTGTCTGACAATACTTTTAAAACATGAATGCGAATTTCTTCGTAGTAAAACACAAGCTTCGCTCTAA
- a CDS encoding ankyrin repeat domain-containing protein: MKKFIKLLLIALSFSTYAAPAANLPESTHTNISRSKEAQLFEAIGDGDSVRLRALIADEANINATDHFGKTSLHWASFCSNPECIRILLNAGANANSFDGMNLTPLHWASYSGHTECVEALLEGGATIDSLNQTNQTPLHLASSYGHVECVKKLIEKGANVNALDNDHITPLHMAVNSNNIECVKALASVPNINLNQLSATWHTPFSIAVEQGKTECMRELIGAGVDVNTTEDFDGATALHNAASFDYLSTRTSVLLELGANIHAVDNDNNTPLHIAACNGQVDVLKELLSHGADANARNNQGKTALHLAARNDKFLCLQALLEHDTNLGINAKDAKEETPLHTTAKHGSLQCLKKLINLNGIVIDVLNDNNNTPLYFAAYKGYAECVKILVEHGANATIRNNDNESAITIAATCNQTASLEELIIFNPEQCRQELATIDLNLPGYQGNTLMHIVVQNEHTRCLNMLLDLNANFMFKNAAGLNSIECAVQNFSTCSLETFINWCGYDRCKQLISSMDINYKNPENGIVLLHQAAYHGNIQTLSLLIELGADINTRDINGNTSAHYACSQGQFNCLKKIIEHPHFCASANNYQETPLHWIARFCHAFNGQSASYITLLVSKIKNRLNARDFNGYTPLHTAAYFGNSTHIVSLIENNTNLNAQNNAGDTPLHVAIQNGQIDFLIALCGFYPNLTIVNNNGNTALQEAITRNEIASLMILIDRGALDNVQLMIFEAENGDSALFIDGKQCATKRDQPAVFRFLQEFEKRGREALTTVEKTEDDTCYICLLDFSENTDCVTLPCGHDLHEECLEGLIAAKNAECPLCRTVIDRRGFSRTAFQKVENKVENAVSKSEGKEEETRKRDREDDSDSDNRKTKRAKIKNESTPTSSSSSSSLNQEFGVYHE; the protein is encoded by the coding sequence ATGAAAAAATTTATAAAACTATTGCTTATTGCGCTTAGTTTTAGTACTTATGCTGCACCCGCTGCAAATCTGCCAGAATCAACGCATACAAATATTTCTAGGAGCAAAGAAGCCCAACTTTTTGAGGCGATTGGAGATGGTGATAGTGTACGATTAAGAGCACTCATTGCTGATGAGGCTAATATTAATGCTACCGATCACTTTGGGAAAACATCGCTTCATTGGGCAAGTTTTTGTAGTAACCCTGAATGCATAAGAATACTTCTTAACGCAGGAGCAAATGCTAACTCTTTTGATGGAATGAATCTTACGCCGCTTCATTGGGCAAGCTATAGTGGCCATACCGAATGCGTAGAAGCACTTCTTGAAGGCGGGGCAACAATTGATTCTCTTAATCAGACCAACCAAACACCATTGCATTTGGCTAGCTCATATGGACATGTTGAATGTGTAAAAAAACTTATTGAAAAAGGTGCAAATGTTAATGCACTAGATAATGATCATATAACACCTCTTCATATGGCAGTAAATTCCAATAATATTGAATGCGTAAAGGCACTTGCTAGTGTCCCAAATATTAACCTCAATCAGCTATCAGCCACTTGGCACACACCATTTTCCATAGCAGTTGAACAAGGGAAAACAGAATGTATGCGCGAGCTTATTGGCGCAGGAGTTGATGTAAATACAACTGAAGACTTTGATGGAGCTACAGCATTGCACAACGCTGCTTCATTTGATTATCTATCAACAAGAACATCAGTTCTTTTGGAACTTGGTGCCAATATTCATGCAGTAGATAATGATAACAACACGCCACTTCATATAGCAGCTTGCAACGGTCAAGTTGATGTTCTTAAAGAGCTTCTCTCTCATGGTGCTGATGCGAATGCGCGCAACAATCAAGGAAAAACTGCATTGCATTTAGCAGCACGCAATGATAAATTTTTATGTTTGCAAGCCTTGCTTGAACATGATACCAATCTTGGTATTAATGCAAAAGATGCCAAGGAAGAAACTCCTCTTCACACTACAGCAAAGCATGGTAGTTTGCAATGCTTAAAGAAACTTATAAATCTTAATGGCATAGTAATTGATGTTTTGAATGATAATAACAATACACCGCTCTATTTTGCGGCCTACAAAGGCTATGCTGAGTGTGTAAAAATTCTTGTAGAACATGGTGCCAATGCTACGATAAGAAACAATGACAACGAATCGGCCATTACTATTGCAGCAACCTGCAACCAGACGGCTAGCCTTGAAGAATTAATAATTTTTAACCCCGAACAATGCCGACAAGAACTTGCAACAATTGACTTAAATCTTCCTGGTTATCAAGGCAACACCCTTATGCACATTGTCGTGCAGAATGAGCATACTCGTTGTCTTAATATGTTACTTGATCTTAACGCCAATTTCATGTTTAAAAATGCTGCCGGTTTAAATTCTATAGAATGTGCTGTACAAAACTTTAGCACTTGTTCGTTAGAAACATTTATAAACTGGTGTGGTTATGATCGATGCAAACAACTTATTAGTTCTATGGATATAAATTATAAAAATCCAGAAAATGGAATAGTCCTTCTTCATCAGGCAGCTTATCATGGAAACATTCAGACGCTGAGCCTTTTGATCGAACTTGGCGCTGATATTAATACAAGAGATATCAATGGCAATACATCAGCTCACTATGCATGTTCACAAGGCCAATTTAATTGTTTAAAAAAAATTATAGAACATCCACATTTTTGTGCGAGTGCTAACAATTATCAAGAAACACCACTTCACTGGATTGCGCGCTTTTGCCATGCCTTTAATGGCCAAAGCGCATCATATATCACGTTGTTAGTTAGCAAAATAAAAAATAGACTTAATGCTCGTGATTTTAATGGCTATACACCGCTTCACACAGCTGCATACTTTGGGAATAGTACTCACATTGTATCTTTGATAGAAAACAATACCAACTTGAATGCTCAAAATAATGCCGGCGACACGCCTCTTCATGTGGCAATACAAAATGGCCAGATAGATTTTTTAATTGCATTATGTGGTTTTTATCCCAATCTTACCATCGTCAATAATAATGGCAACACAGCTCTTCAGGAAGCTATCACAAGAAACGAGATTGCTTCATTAATGATATTGATTGACCGTGGTGCTCTTGACAACGTTCAACTTATGATTTTTGAAGCTGAAAATGGCGACTCGGCACTATTTATTGATGGCAAACAATGCGCAACCAAACGTGATCAACCAGCTGTTTTCAGATTTTTACAAGAATTTGAAAAGCGAGGTCGTGAAGCATTAACGACGGTTGAAAAGACTGAAGACGATACTTGTTATATTTGTTTACTTGATTTTTCAGAAAACACAGATTGTGTAACCCTTCCATGCGGTCACGATTTGCATGAAGAATGTTTAGAAGGCTTAATTGCGGCTAAAAATGCCGAATGCCCACTCTGCCGAACTGTTATAGATCGTAGAGGATTCTCACGAACTGCTTTTCAAAAGGTAGAAAATAAGGTGGAAAATGCAGTATCGAAGTCAGAAGGCAAAGAAGAAGAAACGAGAAAAAGAGATCGTGAAGATGATAGTGATAGTGACAATCGTAAAACAAAAAGAGCAAAAATAAAAAATGAATCTACCCCTACGAGCAGCTCAAGCTCGTCATCATTAAATCAAGAATTTGGAGTTTATCATGAATAA
- a CDS encoding PD-(D/E)XK nuclease domain-containing protein, translating into MKFQNKLLQFLLMGIMSLGLSINAASSSSSSSSSSSSAPQEVATTLFSEQFPIPEFLQKINYGLTENKIELITDGLDDFFSALPSELLSAENDKEFFYHALAHTVFRLTGHRVLSELPTGAGELDTCIETKDHKYLYIFEFKREFKYIKKISPKIGDTKSEKIEHSPKETATIAQEALRQIFDRDYYKEHHQDGIPMTFAGIAFHGPRESSKSIDYTNFTCGALSIKQDPTTWRVYPFLQPKKPIADHGDDKKIKRVLDECWELFKVTPSEKSFDSLPKPTNYHKNLENIHSGFVKIDVDNRVPLIMKNIECIIHSIPWPLKSALNTKYISAIIYTALLCAGMDPKLVDNKIKVETIRGPFTFIPQFSENFDEEKICNYLSHDLWDNKNLEDYPHHLIAINVNKGIDFQEKNSKRKITFLHKGFKIDREYYYDFNDTIICGKKDLTRLNKKLNTSKSMIDPLIIKSPATLKKNRQKKRNQGIKNTGIFRRLDYDKEEYSSQNFSEEDALEDTLRVSDELYSTELHESSSSSSSSSSSSLDLKRKHDDYAKKQEKKRRREETEEASRKSRRED; encoded by the coding sequence ATGAAATTTCAAAATAAACTATTGCAATTCTTACTTATGGGGATTATGTCGCTTGGCTTGAGTATTAATGCTGCGTCATCATCATCCTCTTCTTCCTCGTCATCGTCCTCAGCCCCTCAAGAAGTAGCTACCACTTTATTTTCTGAACAATTTCCTATCCCAGAATTTCTTCAAAAGATTAATTATGGGTTGACCGAAAATAAAATAGAATTAATAACTGATGGCTTGGATGATTTTTTCAGCGCACTTCCATCAGAATTATTGTCAGCAGAAAATGATAAAGAATTTTTCTACCATGCTCTTGCCCACACTGTTTTTAGATTAACTGGTCATCGAGTTTTATCAGAACTTCCTACCGGTGCCGGTGAGCTTGATACATGTATTGAGACTAAAGATCATAAATATCTTTATATTTTTGAGTTCAAGCGCGAGTTCAAATATATAAAAAAGATTAGTCCAAAAATTGGTGATACCAAATCTGAAAAAATAGAGCATTCTCCAAAAGAAACCGCAACGATTGCGCAAGAAGCTCTGAGACAAATTTTTGATCGCGATTACTACAAAGAACATCATCAAGATGGTATTCCTATGACCTTTGCAGGAATAGCATTTCATGGACCACGAGAAAGTAGTAAGTCAATAGATTATACAAATTTCACTTGCGGTGCTCTTTCAATAAAACAGGATCCTACAACATGGAGAGTGTACCCATTTTTACAACCAAAAAAACCGATTGCAGATCATGGTGATGATAAGAAAATTAAGAGAGTATTGGACGAGTGTTGGGAACTTTTTAAAGTAACTCCATCAGAAAAATCATTTGACTCTTTACCAAAACCTACGAACTATCATAAAAACTTAGAAAACATCCATAGTGGCTTTGTTAAAATAGATGTTGATAATCGCGTTCCATTAATTATGAAAAATATTGAATGCATTATACATTCAATTCCATGGCCTTTAAAGTCTGCTCTTAATACAAAATACATCAGTGCAATTATCTACACTGCCTTGCTTTGTGCCGGAATGGATCCTAAACTTGTAGATAATAAAATTAAAGTCGAAACCATAAGAGGGCCATTTACGTTTATACCACAGTTTTCTGAAAATTTTGATGAAGAAAAAATTTGCAATTACCTTTCCCATGATTTATGGGACAATAAAAATCTAGAAGACTACCCTCATCATCTTATCGCTATTAATGTTAATAAAGGTATTGATTTCCAAGAAAAAAACTCAAAAAGAAAAATAACTTTTTTACATAAAGGCTTCAAGATAGATCGTGAATATTATTATGATTTTAATGATACAATAATCTGTGGGAAAAAAGACCTAACCCGATTAAATAAAAAATTAAATACTTCTAAATCGATGATTGATCCATTAATAATCAAAAGTCCCGCAACATTGAAAAAAAATAGGCAAAAAAAAAGAAATCAAGGAATAAAAAATACAGGGATATTTAGAAGGCTTGATTACGATAAAGAGGAATATTCGTCTCAAAATTTTTCTGAAGAAGATGCCTTAGAAGATACCTTAAGAGTCTCTGATGAGTTATATTCAACAGAATTGCATGAATCATCTTCTTCAAGCTCAAGTTCATCATCATCATCATTAGATTTAAAAAGAAAACACGATGATTATGCTAAAAAACAAGAAAAAAAAAGACGTAGAGAAGAAACAGAAGAAGCCAGCAGAAAAAGCAGAAGAGAAGATTAA
- a CDS encoding ankyrin repeat domain-containing protein yields the protein MKKFIGLFLVTFALMAHMNPAAQKEGEGGITMNVMREDQQPGGGYTPLTQTANYIMGSKTPVDTNSTEDMTEYVGLEEALAKVYVSPPVDRREDISLREVKAIKDVQSRVDFSTDYVSKSFVGKSIISAVEDDDIINLRWCIKARREDINMRDAAGNTPLHFATSVDCAKELVENGADANVANKDGNTPLHYAALRNSLLCVKYLVEEGKAFVLAMNDKGQTPYDLALEYNYNKVAKYLKRNQRGPRRKKLSLDSEFSASNMPVFNIILATEEDNVEELRACIKARREDINMRDAAGNTPLHFATSIDCAKELVEHGADANVTNKTGNTPLHYAVIRNSLPCVQYLIERGNASVWSKNNKGQAPYDVALERNQDEIAEYLKSTMKSQELVNPQPKRVLTIRRGAAAGSELKEELAKIFPKKAGVDQK from the coding sequence ATGAAGAAGTTTATAGGACTTTTTTTAGTTACTTTTGCTCTTATGGCTCATATGAACCCGGCTGCTCAGAAGGAAGGAGAAGGCGGCATAACCATGAATGTTATGCGCGAAGATCAACAGCCTGGCGGCGGATATACTCCATTGACTCAGACGGCTAATTACATAATGGGCTCTAAAACGCCAGTAGATACAAACAGTACGGAGGACATGACAGAATACGTTGGCCTCGAAGAGGCTTTGGCTAAGGTTTATGTAAGTCCGCCTGTTGATCGAAGAGAAGACATAAGCTTAAGAGAAGTGAAGGCTATTAAAGACGTACAGAGTCGTGTAGATTTCAGTACCGACTATGTTTCAAAAAGTTTTGTCGGCAAATCAATAATTTCTGCCGTCGAAGATGATGATATAATTAACTTAAGATGGTGTATTAAAGCTCGTAGAGAGGATATTAATATGCGTGATGCAGCAGGAAACACACCTCTTCATTTCGCAACAAGTGTTGATTGCGCAAAAGAACTTGTAGAAAATGGCGCTGATGCTAATGTTGCAAATAAAGACGGCAACACCCCGCTTCATTATGCCGCTCTTCGAAACTCTCTTCTTTGTGTAAAGTATCTTGTTGAAGAGGGAAAAGCTTTTGTCTTGGCAATGAATGACAAAGGACAAACGCCTTATGATCTGGCATTAGAGTACAATTACAATAAAGTTGCCAAGTATTTGAAAAGAAACCAAAGAGGTCCCAGAAGAAAGAAATTATCACTTGACTCAGAATTTTCTGCATCGAATATGCCTGTATTCAACATTATTTTGGCCACAGAAGAAGACAATGTAGAAGAATTAAGAGCGTGTATTAAAGCTCGTAGAGAGGATATTAATATGCGTGATGCAGCAGGAAACACGCCACTTCATTTCGCAACAAGTATTGATTGCGCAAAAGAACTTGTAGAACATGGCGCCGATGCTAATGTTACCAATAAAACCGGCAATACTCCACTTCATTATGCCGTTATTCGAAACTCTCTTCCTTGTGTTCAGTATCTGATTGAACGGGGAAATGCTTCTGTTTGGTCTAAAAATAATAAGGGACAAGCGCCTTATGATGTGGCATTAGAACGTAATCAGGATGAAATTGCCGAATATTTGAAAAGTACCATGAAATCGCAAGAGCTTGTTAATCCCCAACCTAAAAGAGTCCTAACAATAAGAAGAGGAGCTGCTGCGGGCTCAGAACTAAAAGAAGAATTAGCTAAGATATTCCCGAAAAAAGCAGGCGTAGATCAGAAATGA
- a CDS encoding ankyrin repeat domain-containing protein — protein sequence MKKFMGFFLVTFMITTSANSAANQGNVGITVVRGESSSKVKALLPAVYRIIPGDISFKAADQTSAADESVDFEGVVFHSLKEYVDFSTNYVSKILPAKEIFFAIDNDDLTFLERVISNDEDVNTRDGAGNTPLHFAQSIDCVEVLVKNGADANVTNLIGNTPLHYAVYRNSLPIVKYLVEQGNAFVWIMNENGQTPYDTALINSRHDIAEYLAPFYEVGSSKSTAKKSKSKSKKHFRRADKKREKTNIDDLVESTAKLSL from the coding sequence ATGAAAAAATTTATGGGATTTTTTTTAGTTACTTTTATGATTACAACGAGTGCAAATTCAGCCGCTAATCAGGGAAATGTAGGAATTACTGTTGTTCGCGGAGAAAGCTCTTCGAAGGTTAAGGCATTGCTTCCAGCTGTTTATCGTATAATACCGGGGGACATTAGCTTTAAAGCGGCCGATCAAACAAGTGCAGCAGACGAAAGTGTAGATTTTGAAGGCGTTGTTTTTCATTCCTTGAAAGAGTATGTGGACTTTAGTACCAATTATGTTTCAAAAATTCTTCCTGCTAAAGAAATATTTTTTGCCATTGACAATGACGATTTGACGTTCTTAGAGCGAGTTATTAGCAATGACGAAGATGTTAATACACGAGATGGCGCAGGAAACACCCCGCTTCATTTTGCTCAATCTATTGATTGTGTAGAAGTACTGGTAAAAAATGGTGCCGATGCGAATGTTACTAATTTGATCGGCAATACCCCACTTCATTATGCGGTTTACCGAAATTCCCTTCCAATAGTAAAATATCTTGTAGAACAAGGTAATGCCTTTGTTTGGATAATGAATGAAAATGGCCAAACACCTTACGACACGGCGCTTATTAATAGCCGTCATGACATTGCCGAGTATTTAGCACCGTTTTATGAAGTCGGATCATCAAAATCAACAGCTAAAAAAAGCAAATCCAAATCTAAAAAACATTTTCGTCGAGCAGACAAAAAAAGAGAAAAAACAAATATCGATGACCTTGTCGAAAGTACCGCAAAGCTTTCTTTATAA
- a CDS encoding ankyrin repeat domain-containing protein: MNKKFIGSLLITLAFTTNALSAAQSVVGNTALHEMASKSNAQGIRDLIASGAGVNATNANGDTPLHIAAESGRINNVRELLEAGASVNIIGRFEQTPLHWAAINGHFECVQELIKAGADRTLQNRQNNTPAILAALNSHQDIVALFASLESSASSGSSSSSSSSSSSSNSGSSSSSGSSPSSSSSPSVSNRRQGNYFGPTFSFDDIFHPGRSASSPFNTIYGPFGVATQQSGSGRSASSLFGITNEFLESQRRSIPSPSSSSSSSSSNEKQNIDPEQSKAMLASQENTWTKTFEYCSELLPANLATELSHNKKDVNLCYKGKTPLVTCFSLLFIHGSNPFYIEKLHQCLNLLLDAGALVDLKNRDGQTALHKAAHLNLVESITILLTAGASVDAQDNNGRTPLYVAAWRGNLAAIEILLKRGASINISDNEGKKPIDIDLDFATKAFLQQITDTGNEAFNVITKDAENDICPICFEGYQEGSHCITLDCGHDFCGLCFSESRNNGYNTCPVCRSTIIGDRIKRRNVTIKSAAIVAPSSSSSSTSSSSSSSSLDRKRKRDDQDDEEQERKRRREEKREVTSDNEESEEIEDSSGCMIS; the protein is encoded by the coding sequence ATGAATAAGAAATTTATAGGATCATTATTAATCACGTTGGCTTTTACCACTAATGCACTGTCAGCAGCACAATCAGTGGTTGGCAACACAGCTCTTCATGAAATGGCAAGCAAATCTAACGCTCAAGGCATTCGGGATTTGATAGCAAGTGGGGCTGGTGTTAACGCTACAAATGCTAACGGCGACACACCATTGCACATTGCTGCTGAAAGTGGTCGCATCAATAATGTCAGAGAATTGCTCGAAGCTGGCGCAAGCGTTAATATCATTGGCCGCTTTGAACAAACGCCCCTTCATTGGGCTGCTATCAATGGTCATTTCGAATGTGTACAAGAATTGATTAAAGCGGGTGCTGATAGAACGCTTCAAAATAGACAGAACAACACCCCGGCAATACTGGCGGCATTAAACAGCCATCAAGATATTGTAGCTCTTTTTGCATCACTAGAATCGTCAGCATCATCAGGTTCATCGAGCTCTAGCTCGAGCTCATCAAGCTCATCAAATTCCGGCTCGAGTTCATCTTCTGGTTCGTCGCCAAGCTCAAGTTCGAGCCCATCGGTATCGAATCGAAGGCAAGGAAATTACTTTGGGCCTACTTTTTCTTTTGATGATATTTTCCACCCTGGTCGAAGTGCATCTAGTCCATTTAATACCATCTATGGCCCATTTGGGGTTGCCACTCAACAAAGTGGATCTGGCCGAAGTGCATCTAGTCTATTTGGTATTACCAATGAATTTCTAGAATCACAACGACGCTCAATTCCAAGCCCAAGCTCATCAAGTTCATCGTCGTCATCAAACGAAAAGCAAAATATCGACCCTGAACAATCCAAGGCCATGCTTGCATCGCAAGAAAATACCTGGACCAAGACTTTTGAGTATTGTAGTGAGCTATTACCGGCAAACTTAGCAACTGAGCTTTCGCATAATAAAAAAGATGTAAATCTTTGCTACAAAGGAAAAACTCCTCTCGTCACGTGCTTTTCTTTATTGTTTATTCATGGCAGCAATCCTTTTTACATAGAAAAATTACATCAATGTCTTAACCTTCTTCTTGACGCTGGAGCTCTTGTTGACCTCAAAAATAGGGATGGCCAAACAGCTCTTCATAAAGCTGCTCATTTGAATCTGGTAGAAAGCATAACGATATTGCTGACTGCTGGCGCTTCTGTTGATGCTCAAGATAATAACGGCCGCACACCGCTTTACGTTGCTGCTTGGCGAGGTAATCTTGCTGCAATAGAAATACTACTAAAAAGAGGGGCTTCTATTAATATTTCAGATAATGAAGGTAAAAAGCCTATCGACATCGATCTTGATTTTGCAACCAAAGCTTTTCTCCAACAAATTACTGATACCGGAAATGAAGCGTTCAATGTTATTACAAAAGACGCTGAAAATGATATATGTCCTATTTGTTTTGAAGGATATCAAGAAGGAAGTCATTGTATAACTCTTGACTGTGGACATGATTTCTGTGGATTGTGCTTTTCTGAAAGCCGTAATAATGGGTACAATACCTGTCCAGTCTGTAGAAGTACCATTATTGGTGATCGAATCAAACGCCGCAATGTCACTATTAAATCAGCGGCAATAGTAGCACCATCAAGTTCAAGCTCAAGTACATCGTCAAGTTCAAGTTCATCATCGTTAGATCGCAAAAGAAAACGCGACGATCAAGATGATGAAGAACAAGAAAGAAAAAGACGCAGAGAAGAAAAACGAGAAGTAACAAGCGACAACGAAGAATCTGAGGAGATAGAAGATAGCTCAGGTTGTATGATTTCATAG
- a CDS encoding ankyrin repeat domain-containing protein produces MNKKFISSLFLVCHAATSSVFAMAQNNELFEAARTGNAQQLRIFLVNDVNVNEKDARGQTPLHYACLGGHVECVKILIENSANINEKNQVGYAPLHIASSYGHVGCMRELLVSGANPNEKVGARGNTPLHLAILRRHLSLNCLTTLLENGANINEKMTWDGGTALHEASETGCADYVVMLIENGANVNELNKCGQTPAHKAKSRGYQNIVEILESYADFPDIKSADVFEEADSKKRKRDDDDNQDSESKRIKLDDTPNSSSSSGSTSRA; encoded by the coding sequence ATGAATAAGAAATTTATAAGTTCATTATTTTTAGTTTGTCACGCAGCAACCAGCAGTGTTTTTGCAATGGCTCAAAACAACGAACTTTTTGAAGCTGCTCGTACAGGAAATGCCCAACAATTGCGTATCTTTTTAGTCAACGATGTAAATGTTAATGAAAAAGACGCTCGTGGTCAAACACCTCTGCATTATGCATGCCTTGGTGGACATGTTGAGTGCGTAAAAATACTTATAGAAAACAGTGCCAATATTAATGAGAAAAATCAGGTTGGCTATGCCCCACTTCATATCGCAAGTAGCTATGGACATGTTGGGTGTATGAGAGAACTTTTAGTAAGTGGTGCTAATCCCAACGAAAAGGTTGGTGCGCGTGGTAATACGCCTCTTCATCTTGCAATTTTAAGAAGACATCTGAGTTTGAACTGCCTCACAACCCTTTTGGAAAACGGCGCCAATATTAATGAAAAAATGACATGGGATGGCGGAACAGCTCTTCATGAGGCAAGCGAAACAGGATGTGCCGATTACGTAGTCATGCTCATAGAAAATGGAGCCAATGTTAATGAGCTGAATAAGTGTGGGCAAACACCTGCTCATAAAGCAAAATCAAGAGGGTATCAAAATATTGTAGAAATACTTGAATCTTATGCTGATTTTCCTGATATCAAAAGCGCAGACGTTTTTGAAGAAGCTGACAGTAAAAAAAGAAAGCGCGACGACGACGATAATCAAGATAGTGAAAGCAAAAGAATCAAATTAGATGACACTCCCAACTCATCGTCAAGTTCAGGCTCAACCAGCCGAGCATAA
- a CDS encoding DNA replication/repair protein RecF: protein MHIKSIKLQNFRCFDQQQFDVDRQFVIIQGCNGSGKTSILEALHYSCYLRSFRTHLNRDLVELEKKHFFIQVDFSLGQEEVDERVQVGFSEKEGKLVKLNQKPIQSYKELISAYRIVSLTAEDISLVSGSPEQRRDFLNYSLMLQKPAFLQNLKRAKQITEQRTSILCNDRIGSSQDLQQELLVWSEKLWEETVKIQQERIEYLALLERMINQLLSDYFVTPQEELKVKFSYLPKNMQTNLRFDEFWQWFQGKYSRQEHSWRRTLFGSHLDDFTIIFQNKAARIFASRGQQKLIVFLIKIAQLCQTAQEGEPGVLLLDDFLTDFDQERVKRCFIALQNFNFQVFLTSPVLFDEALRGISRDKICHINLKQEPVTSILK from the coding sequence GTGCATATAAAAAGCATCAAGTTACAAAACTTTCGTTGTTTCGATCAGCAGCAGTTTGATGTTGATCGACAATTCGTGATAATTCAGGGGTGTAATGGATCTGGTAAGACAAGTATTTTGGAAGCACTTCATTATAGTTGTTATCTCAGGTCTTTTCGCACCCATCTGAATCGCGATTTGGTTGAACTTGAAAAAAAACATTTTTTTATTCAAGTTGATTTTTCATTGGGACAAGAAGAGGTTGATGAACGCGTTCAAGTTGGTTTTTCTGAAAAAGAGGGAAAGCTAGTTAAACTCAATCAAAAACCTATCCAGTCATACAAAGAATTAATCAGTGCTTATCGGATTGTGAGTCTTACCGCCGAAGATATTTCTTTGGTAAGTGGGTCGCCCGAGCAGCGGCGCGATTTTTTGAATTATTCGCTCATGTTGCAAAAACCTGCCTTTCTCCAAAATCTCAAGCGAGCAAAACAAATCACTGAACAACGAACCAGTATTTTGTGCAATGATCGAATCGGGTCAAGCCAGGATTTACAACAGGAATTGCTGGTTTGGTCTGAAAAATTATGGGAAGAAACTGTTAAGATCCAGCAAGAACGCATAGAATACCTTGCTTTGTTGGAGCGTATGATAAACCAACTCTTGTCTGACTATTTTGTCACCCCACAAGAGGAGCTTAAGGTAAAATTTTCGTACTTGCCAAAAAATATGCAAACAAATTTGCGATTTGATGAATTTTGGCAATGGTTCCAAGGTAAATATTCCAGACAGGAGCATTCTTGGCGTAGAACGCTTTTTGGTTCACATTTGGATGACTTTACCATAATTTTTCAAAATAAAGCTGCCAGAATATTTGCATCACGCGGGCAGCAGAAGCTTATCGTTTTTTTAATCAAAATTGCCCAGCTTTGCCAGACTGCTCAGGAAGGGGAGCCAGGGGTTTTGTTGCTGGACGATTTCTTAACTGATTTTGACCAAGAGCGGGTTAAGCGTTGTTTTATTGCGTTACAAAATTTTAATTTCCAAGTTTTTCTTACCAGTCCAGTTCTGTTTGATGAAGCATTGCGGGGTATCTCGCGTGACAAAATTTGTCACATTAATTTGAAACAAGAGCCTGTTACCTCAATTTTAAAATAA